From Ammoniphilus oxalaticus:
AGGTCGTTGTATCCCCGACGCAAGACGGGACGATCATGATCTATAAAAATGGCGAGTTTATTGAGAGAAGGCCAGTTCCTTATGAAGATGTTTCTTAATTAAGGGGAGCGATAGGACAGTTATCTTAAATTTATAAGAATGTATAAAAACTTCATTAGTTTTTTGACCACTTCCCTGACTAAACTGTCATGTTTACGAAGAGCAGAAAGAGGTCAAAACCTTCTTTTTACAACGACAATATAAAGTTGAAAGTAAGACCTGGTGAGGTCCTCGTTGAGAAAGCTGGATGGATTAAAACATCCGAACAGGTTCCTATGGATGTAAAGTATACGAATCCCAGAGTATCTTTTGATGGAAAGTACTGGTACCTATCCGTTGGAATCGAACAGGAACTTGAAAAGCCTATTTTAACTGATGAAGTTATTGGGATTGATGTAGGCATCGAAAAACTTGCTGTCTGTTCCAATGGCATGACTTTTAAAAACATGAACAAGACAGCGAACGAAAGAAAGATTGAAAAGCGTTTACGGAGGTTGCAACGCAACGCTTCTCGAAAATACGAGATGAATAAGGAGGGAGGCCGTTTTGTCAAAACGCGCAACCTTATAAAAATCGAAAGAACGATTCGTTTGCTACACCGTAAATTGACGAATATTCGCAACAACCACATACACCAAACGACTACCGCTATCGTGAAAACCAAGCCTAGCTCAGTAGTTATGGAGACACTAAACATTCAAGGTATGATGAAGAATAAGCACTTATCAAAAGCAATCGCTAAACAATGTCTGTATGACTTTAAAACAAAAATACAGTACAAATGTGAGAGGTATGGGATTCGATTCATTGAAGCCGATAAGTGGTTTCCATCTTCTAAAATGTGTTCGGGTTGTGGAGACATTAAAAAGGACCTGAAGCTATCTGATCGTGTTTACCAATGTGGGTGTGGTTTGAAAATAGATAGAGATTTAAACGCTGCTATCAATTTATCGAAATTAGCAGGATAACACTGAAAAGTTACCGCTAATGTGTAGGATTCGTTGTATCCGAATTTACGCCCTTGAAGTGTCACATCAAACGAAAGTAGCTTCGGCAAAATCGGACACACAGAATAGGAAAGCAAACGGAGATTTATAGATTTTTATAAGTCTTTGGCAACGGGGTTTTATGCCCGAAGGTAGGATTATTAAAGCATTGAGTGGTTATTATTACGTGCTTGACGAAGAGAAAACGTGGCAGTGCCGAGCCCGCGGTGTTTTTAAAAAAAGAGGGATCTCGCCGTTAGTCGGCGATTGGGTTACGTACGATCAGGGCGAAAATCAAGAAGGTTTTATTCAAACGGTTGCCGATCGTAAAACAGAACTCGTTCGTCCGCCGATTGCCAATGTTGAGCAAGCGTTCCTCGTGTTTTCACTCGCGGAACCTGTTTTCAACCCATTGCTGTTGGACCGATTTTTAGTGCATACGGAAGGCGCAGGGCTACGTTCCATCATTTGTTTATCGAAGGTCGATTTGTTACGGGACGGTTATCAGGCGATCAAAGAGACGTATGAGCAAATTGGTTATCCTGTGTTGGCCACGAGCAAAAAGACGGGTGAAGGGATTCAAGAACTAAAAGCGTTGCTTCGAAACCACATTTCTGTTTTTTCAGGTCAGTCCGGGGTGGGGAAATCAAGCCTACTTAACGAAATATTGCCAGGTGTAAATTTACAGATCGGTCAAGTGAGCGAGCGGTTGCGACGCGGAAAACATACAACGAGACACGTTGAGTTGATCCCCGTTGAAGGCGGTTTTGTCGCGGATACGCCAGGATTTAGCCAACTTGATTTTTTTGATGTTGACCCCGAGCAACTAGGTTATCACTTTATAGACTTTAAACCGTATATTGCGGATTGCAAGTTTCGCGGTTGCTTGCACATTAGTGAACCGGGTTGCGCTGTGAGAGCTGCGTTGGCGGATGGTCAAATTAATCAACAACGGTATGACAACTATGCGGTCTTTTTAGAAGAAATAAAAGAAGATAAGAGGCGGAGGTATTAAATAATGGGTAAGCTGCCAATTAAAATTGCGCCATCCATTTTATCAGCGGATTTTGCAAAATTAGGCGAAGAGATCAAAGACGTAGAAGTAGGCGGCGCAGATTATATTCATGTCGATGTGATGGATGGACATTTCGTGCCAAACATTACGATTGGACCGCTGATTGTCGGGGCGATTCGTCCAATGACGGAGTTGCCATTGGATGTGCATCTGATGATTGAGAATCCGGATGTATACATCCCTGAATTTGTAAAACAAGGGGCGGATATCGTTACGGTCCATCAGGAAGTTTGCCCGCACTTACACCGAACGATTTATCTGATTAAAGAACATGGAGCAAAAGCGGGTGTTGTTTTGAATCCCGCGACGCCGATTAGCGCGATTCAACATATCATAGAAGATATTGATATGGTTTTATTAATGACTGTAAACCCTGGGTTTGGCGGTCAAGCATTTATTCACAATGTCGTTCCAAAAATTCGGGAGTTAAGAAAGCAATTGGATGAACGAGGGTTGACGCAAGTCGAAATTGAAGTGGACGGTGGCATCAATCCTGAAACAGCAAAATTGGTGATCGAAGCTGGGGCGAACGTACTCGTTGCCGGTAATGCGATTTACAATCAACAAGATCGTAAGCAAGCAATTGCGGCGATCAGAGGATAACGGACGATTCAGAAAGTCGAGGATGAGCGGGCCTTCTGGAATGTCCGTTCTTTTATGTCGGAGAACTCCTGATTATTTCTCTTCGGTCGTCTTCCAAAAATAAGAAGCGTAGGAATGATCATTTTCCTACGCTTTTTTATGCTCGTTTTATCCGTCCTGACTTGGCGTCTGTTTACACCTTTTGCGCTTCCTTTTCCCAGAAGCCTTCGAACACTTCTTGTTTCTCCTCTTCATCTAGCATCCTAAAGCCATGTTCTTTCAAGAACGCTGCTAATGTTGGCGATAAGTCGGTAACGTAAATTGGCTTTTGGTATAAATAAGATTCATACTTAATAAACTCAAGACAACGAATCGAATCTAGCATAGATCGAGGTGTATAGGTCATTTCCTCTAATTCAAGATGCTTATTGTAAGTTTTAAAATGAAATTCGAGGGAATTGTTCATGATCGTAATGAGTCCAGCTTCGTTTTTAGTAAACTCTCCGTCGATGAGCTTACAAAATTGCTTTAACCTGTTCTTCAACAAATAATTGGGAAAGATAACGAGATTAGTTTTATGAATTGGTGGCGGGGTAAATAGAGCCGCTTGTCCCATGGAAATCCTCCTTTAAAATCGCAATTTACTATACGTTATGCGTAAGTCGCATTTAAAAGAACGAGAGTTTGTAATTGTTGCAGTTTAATGGTGGCGATTTCTAGCTTGGGCGAAACTGATTTTTGTCCCCAACGTAAATTAGGAACATTTCTAGGAAGTAATTGAATATACTTTATTAGATCTAATTTGGTCATCTATCCATAGAAGCGCTGCGGTAGGTTGAGGACAGGGCTAATGTTTAGCTTGAATCTTTTGGAAGTAAGGAGGGGCCAGTCATGAGGTTCTATACGATTAAATTGCCGAGATTTATAGGGGGAATGGTGAAGGCCATGTTGGGAGCCTTCAAAAAGAAATAAAAAAGATACGGATCCGTATCTTTTTTTTCGTTTCACTTATATTTTAAATTTTTTAGTTAAAAAAGCGCCCTCGATAAACTTGGGCGCTTTTTCACCGCATAAATACGGTTATACGTGTTTTAAACTCGGAAAAGAGTTTTTGTTCTATATAACGGACTAAGCCCGTGTTACTTTTCCAGATTTAAGCGCTTTGGCGCTTACATAAACGCGCTTCGGCTTTCCATCAACTAAAATACGTACTTTTTGAACGTTCACTCCCCAAGTGCGCTTTTTCGCGCGGTTAGAGTGACTTCTTTTGTTACCCGTGCTGGCTCTCTTTCCAGTGATATAACATACGCGTGCCATTTTTCCACCCCCCTGATTGAACACCATCAGTATACAAAACACTTTAACATGATAGCATAAGGAATTTATTTTCGCAATACATCCGTGGACAACTCTTTCGAGTGATGGGCGTCCAGCCTTTTAATTCGGTATTTTTTATAGTAGAATTGGAGGAAATCATATTTTTGTTAAATATAGCTTAATGGAATAGGCTCTGAATTAATAAGGCGGAACAAGTATAAACCGACCATGCTAAAAAGCATGAATCAAGCGAGGTAGGAGAAGATCAACTATGTCAATGGAGATCGACAGTACGTTAGGAAAAATTGATGTCTCTAATGAAGTCATTGCCACGATTGCGGGCGGCGCGGCTGTAAATTGCTACGGTCTAGTTGGAATGGCTTCGCTTCAGGGATTGAAAGACGGTTTTTCGGAGTTATTGGGTAAAGATAACTTAAGTCGCGGGATCGTTGTTTCAAATGAAGAAGGGATGATTGAGATCGATTTGCACATTATTGTTAGCTATGGCGTTAAAATTTCCGAAGTGGCTCACAATGTGCAGACAAAAGTGAAGTATACATTAAAGCAAATGCTTGGCCTCGATATAAATGGGGTTAACGTTTTTGTGCAAGGAGTTAGGGTATCGGAGCCGTAAGTCAGGAGGTACTCGTTGTGAGTAAGAAAGAAGTAAGTGGAGAAGAATTAACCAGCATGTTTTTTGCGGGGGCGAAAGCTTTGGCGAACCATGCCTCAGAAGTGGATGCTTTAAATGTTTTTCCCGTGCCAGATGGGGATACCGGAACGAATATGAACTTGAGTATGAGTTCTGGCGTTTCAGAACTGAAAAAAAACCCGAGTCATCATGCAGGGATGGTATCGCAAGTGTTATCAAAAGGACTGTTGATGGGGGCAAGGGGAAATTCAGGCGTCATTTTATCGCAATTATTTCGAGGTTTTAGCAAAGCGATCGCTGATGATGAAACTGTCACCGCAAAAACATTGGCCCTAGCCTTCTCTCAAGGAGTTACGATGGCTTATGATGCTGTGATGAAGCCTGTGGAAGGAACTATTTTAACTGTCGCTAAAGATGCGGCGGCAGGAGCTCAGCAAGCCGCTCAAAGAACCGATGACATCACGCAAGTGATGCGCGTGACATTGCAAGCCGCCCAAGAATCTTTAGCGCGTACTCCGCAACTGCTTCCTGTATTAAAAGAAGTTGGGGTTGTAGATTCCGGCGGGCAAGGCCTCGTTTACATTTATATCGGATTTTACCAAGCGTTGCTTGGCGAAGTTGGGGACGAGCAACTACTTGACCAGTTGAATGAGCTCGTTGCGCAACAACCACGGGAAGAAATGACATCGCTTCGTTTTCAGGAAGAACGGGCTCAGATTCATTTGCAGACGGAAAGCATTGAATATGGATATTGCACAGAGTTTTTGATCAAGCGAGCTCCTTCCCCGCGCTTCCAATTGGCTCCTTTTCGTGAGCGGGTTAGTCATTTTGGCGATTCATTACTCGTTGTGGCTGATGAGGAATGGGTGAAAGTTCATATTCATAGTGAACACCCAGGAAAAGTTTTAGAATATGGTCAACAGTTTGGGGAACTTGTCGGGATTAAAATTGAAAATATGCGTGAGCAACATGCCCAAATTGTTTCTATTGAAAATCATGAACGAACGAACAATTTAGACCCGCAGCAAGAAGAGCGACAAGCAATGCAAGCGTATGGGATTGTGGCCGCAGCCAGCGGTGAGGGGATTGTTGAAATTTTAAAAAGCTTAGGTGTTGACGAGGTCGTGGAAGGCGGTCAAACGATGAATCCCAGCACAGAGGATTTGTTGCAAGCCGCGTCTCAACTCCAAGCGGAACATATCATCTTTCTGCCCAACAATAAAAATATTATTATGGCTGCTGAACAAGCGGCGCGCATGATTGAATTGCCCGCTACGGTAGTCCCCAGTCGATCGATGCCGCAAGGGATTGCCGCGTTGCTATCGTTGAAAATAGAGGAATCCCCTGGCGTCAATAAGCAACAAATGATCGATGCGATATCACACGTGAAAACGGGACTAGTGACCTACGCTGTGCGGGATTCAAAGGTTGACCAGCTTCAAATTAAAGAAGGCGATTTTATCGGTTTGCTTGAAGATGAAATTGTGACCGCAGCAACGACGCTTAATCAAGTTAGCAAAGACCTCCTAACGGAGATGATTGATGAAGAAAGCGAAGTTGTCTCTATTTTCTATGGACAAGAGGTAGAAACGAATGAAGCGGAAGCTTTTGCGGATGAAATTCAATCCGCCTACCCGCAACTAGAAGTTGAACTTTATACTGGCGGACAACCGCTCTATTCATTCATATTCTCAGTGGAGTAATGTAGGGGGTAGTGATGGCTACGATCAAAATTGTAACAGACAGTACAGCTGATATTTCAAAAGAAATAGCCGAGCGATGGGGCATCCATGTTGTTCCGCTTAAAGTGCATGTTGATACTAAGACTTATCTAGATGGGATTGAGATTACCCCGTCGACTTTTTTTGAAAAATTGGAAAACACCAATCAGTTTCCATCGACTTCTCAACCGCCTCCTATACAATTTGAGACCATGTATCGCGAGATTTTGGAAAGTGAGGGCGCCGATACGCAAATTATCTCTATACACCTTTCTAGCGCCTTAAGCGGGACCTATCAGTCAGCGAACCTGGCCAAAAATATGATGGGTGACGAAGTGGATATCGATGTAATCGATTCAAAAAAGGCGTCATACATGTTAGGAATGATTGTCGTCGAAGCGGCGAAAGCAGCGGAACAAGGGAATACGAAAGAAGAGTGTTTGGCCCTCATTGAGAAAATGATTCGTGAGCAAAAGGAGTTCTTCCTTGTGGATACGTTGACGTATTTGCAAAAAGGCGGAAGGATTGGTCGGGCTCAAGCGGTCGTTGGAACGTTATTGAATGTCAAACCGATTCTGGCGCTAAATGAGAGCGGCGAAGTGTATCCGTTTGAAAAGGTGAGAGGGAAGCGGAAAGCGTTGGCCACCATCATTGATGAGTGTAAAAGCTATGCTCACGATGAAAAAGTGATCGTCTCCATCTTATATGGGCTAAATCGAGCGGAGGCGGAGCAGCTGAAAGAAACGTTGATGAGTGAATTTAATATTCAGGAAGTTACATTTGCGCAAATAGGCCCTGTGATTGGCGCCCACGTTGGCCCACAGGCATTGGCGGTCGTCATGTATAAACCCTGAATAAAGGAAGGATGAACGTAGTTCTTCCTTCTTGTTTTATTTGATTTTGCAATGGCAAAAGACAGGGGGAACGCATCAAATGAAATATCGTTCTGTTTTTGATATTATTGGACCGATTATGATCGGACCATCCAGTTCGCATACAGCGGGGGCGGCTCGGATTGGCTTGATGAGCAGAAATGTATTTGGCAGACAACCAAAGAAGGCGGAAATCACGTTCCTTGGTTCGTTCGCTCAAACGTATAAAGGTCACGGCACAGATATTGCGATCATCGGCGGGATCCTTGGTTTAAACACATATGATGAGCGAATGGTTGAAGCGCATCAGCTCGCTAAAGAGTTAGGGGTCGAAATTAAGATGTCCGTCTCTGATGATGAGCCTAACCATCCGAATACGGCAATCATTACATTGAGTGATGAACAGGGCGAGACTACGGTGGAAGGTATCTCGATCGGCGGCGGAAAAATTGTGATTACTTCAATCAATGGTTTTACCTCGCGGATCTCAGGAGAAGTTCCGACGATCCTAGTTAAGCACCAGGATCGTTCGGGGGTCGTTGCCTCCATTACCGAAGTATTTGCCGAACGGGACTTAAATATCGCTTATTTAGAATTGGCCAGAAAGTCAAAAGGCGGCCAAGCTTTAATGATCATTGAGACCGATTATCCGATGGATAAAGCGCTTTGCAAACAAATCGAGTCGCTCCCTTTTATTGAAAAAGTAGTGAGGCTTGAAACAATCTAATTAGCTTTCAGAAGGATGTGATACGTGTGGTTTTTCGAACCATTGCTGAATTGGTGGAAAGATGCGTTGCTGAAAACAAGAAGATCTCTGAGGTGATGATTGAGACAGAGATCTATCAATCCGGAAGAAATCGTGAAGAAGTTTGGAAGCTGATGGATGATAATTTAACTATTATGGAACAAGCGGTTAAACGCGGAATCGTAGAGGAAGAACGTTCTCGTTCGGGTTTAACAGGCGGAGACGCTGTTCTTTTACAACGTTATTTAAAAGAGAAAGAGCCGCTTTCTGGACGAATTTTGTTAGACGCGGTAAGTAAATCGGTGGCGACGAACGAAGTCAACGCGAAAATGGGAACCATTTGCGCCACACCGACTGCGGGATCTGCCGGTATCGTGCCAGGCACCCTATTTGCGGTCGCTCCAAAATTACAGGCGACGCGCGAGCAGATGATTCGATATTTGTTTACATCAGGAGCTATTGGGCTCGTAATCGCAAACAACGCATTTATATCCGGGGCGGCGGGTGGTTGCCAAGCTGAAGTTGGGTCAGCTACGGCGATGGCGGCCGCGTCCATGGTGGAAATGGCGGGGGGTAGTCCTCAACAATCCGCTGAGGCGCTTTCAATCGCAATGAAAAATTTACTTGGTTTAGTGTGTGACCCCGTAGCGGGATTAGTTGAGGCTCCTTGCGTTAAACGAAACGCGATGGGCGCAGCATTGGCGATGACCGCCGCGGACATGGCTCTGGCTGGTATTAAAAGCATTATTCCCGCTGATGAGGTGATCGAGACGATGTATCAGATTGGATGCTCTATGCCGAGTAGTTTGCGAGAAACTGCATTGGGAGGGTTGGCGGCGACACCGACAGGGAAAGAACATGAACGTCGGATATTTGGTTCGCTCAAAGACTAATGAATCAGATGCTGTTACCTGTTACAACGGTAACGGGAATTGGAGAGGTAAAAGCGCAAGCGTTAGCGGAGTTGGGGATTGAAACGGTCCATGACTTGTTGTTCTACTTTCCGTCGCGTTATGAAGACTATTCGATTCGGGAGTTAAGCGAAGTCGCGAATGGGGAACGGATTACGATTCGCGGGGAGGTGTACGCTGAACCGGCTGTCCGCTTTTTCGGAAAAAGAAGGTCGCGGATGATGGTCCGCCTTGTCGTTGATCGAGCGGTTGTCACCGCAATTTGGTTTAATCAGCATTATTTAAAAAATCGGATCAAGATTGGTCAAGAAATCCAAGTAAGTGGAAAGTGGGAAAAAAATCGGATGCAAGTCACTGTTTCCGAAACAAAAACAACCATTCCGAAGACAACGCAACAACAATCGGAAGAAGTGAAAATTAAACCGATTTACCCCGCCTCCGCAGCGGTTACAGTAAAACAAATCCAGC
This genomic window contains:
- the spoVM gene encoding stage V sporulation protein SpoVM; translation: MRFYTIKLPRFIGGMVKAMLGAFKKK
- a CDS encoding DegV family protein, with protein sequence MATIKIVTDSTADISKEIAERWGIHVVPLKVHVDTKTYLDGIEITPSTFFEKLENTNQFPSTSQPPPIQFETMYREILESEGADTQIISIHLSSALSGTYQSANLAKNMMGDEVDIDVIDSKKASYMLGMIVVEAAKAAEQGNTKEECLALIEKMIREQKEFFLVDTLTYLQKGGRIGRAQAVVGTLLNVKPILALNESGEVYPFEKVRGKRKALATIIDECKSYAHDEKVIVSILYGLNRAEAEQLKETLMSEFNIQEVTFAQIGPVIGAHVGPQALAVVMYKP
- the rpe gene encoding ribulose-phosphate 3-epimerase, translated to MGKLPIKIAPSILSADFAKLGEEIKDVEVGGADYIHVDVMDGHFVPNITIGPLIVGAIRPMTELPLDVHLMIENPDVYIPEFVKQGADIVTVHQEVCPHLHRTIYLIKEHGAKAGVVLNPATPISAIQHIIEDIDMVLLMTVNPGFGGQAFIHNVVPKIRELRKQLDERGLTQVEIEVDGGINPETAKLVIEAGANVLVAGNAIYNQQDRKQAIAAIRG
- the sdaAB gene encoding L-serine ammonia-lyase, iron-sulfur-dependent subunit beta, which produces MKYRSVFDIIGPIMIGPSSSHTAGAARIGLMSRNVFGRQPKKAEITFLGSFAQTYKGHGTDIAIIGGILGLNTYDERMVEAHQLAKELGVEIKMSVSDDEPNHPNTAIITLSDEQGETTVEGISIGGGKIVITSINGFTSRISGEVPTILVKHQDRSGVVASITEVFAERDLNIAYLELARKSKGGQALMIIETDYPMDKALCKQIESLPFIEKVVRLETI
- the rsgA gene encoding ribosome small subunit-dependent GTPase A yields the protein MPEGRIIKALSGYYYVLDEEKTWQCRARGVFKKRGISPLVGDWVTYDQGENQEGFIQTVADRKTELVRPPIANVEQAFLVFSLAEPVFNPLLLDRFLVHTEGAGLRSIICLSKVDLLRDGYQAIKETYEQIGYPVLATSKKTGEGIQELKALLRNHISVFSGQSGVGKSSLLNEILPGVNLQIGQVSERLRRGKHTTRHVELIPVEGGFVADTPGFSQLDFFDVDPEQLGYHFIDFKPYIADCKFRGCLHISEPGCAVRAALADGQINQQRYDNYAVFLEEIKEDKRRRY
- a CDS encoding DAK2 domain-containing protein gives rise to the protein MSKKEVSGEELTSMFFAGAKALANHASEVDALNVFPVPDGDTGTNMNLSMSSGVSELKKNPSHHAGMVSQVLSKGLLMGARGNSGVILSQLFRGFSKAIADDETVTAKTLALAFSQGVTMAYDAVMKPVEGTILTVAKDAAAGAQQAAQRTDDITQVMRVTLQAAQESLARTPQLLPVLKEVGVVDSGGQGLVYIYIGFYQALLGEVGDEQLLDQLNELVAQQPREEMTSLRFQEERAQIHLQTESIEYGYCTEFLIKRAPSPRFQLAPFRERVSHFGDSLLVVADEEWVKVHIHSEHPGKVLEYGQQFGELVGIKIENMREQHAQIVSIENHERTNNLDPQQEERQAMQAYGIVAAASGEGIVEILKSLGVDEVVEGGQTMNPSTEDLLQAASQLQAEHIIFLPNNKNIIMAAEQAARMIELPATVVPSRSMPQGIAALLSLKIEESPGVNKQQMIDAISHVKTGLVTYAVRDSKVDQLQIKEGDFIGLLEDEIVTAATTLNQVSKDLLTEMIDEESEVVSIFYGQEVETNEAEAFADEIQSAYPQLEVELYTGGQPLYSFIFSVE
- the sdaAA gene encoding L-serine ammonia-lyase, iron-sulfur-dependent, subunit alpha; translated protein: MVFRTIAELVERCVAENKKISEVMIETEIYQSGRNREEVWKLMDDNLTIMEQAVKRGIVEEERSRSGLTGGDAVLLQRYLKEKEPLSGRILLDAVSKSVATNEVNAKMGTICATPTAGSAGIVPGTLFAVAPKLQATREQMIRYLFTSGAIGLVIANNAFISGAAGGCQAEVGSATAMAAASMVEMAGGSPQQSAEALSIAMKNLLGLVCDPVAGLVEAPCVKRNAMGAALAMTAADMALAGIKSIIPADEVIETMYQIGCSMPSSLRETALGGLAATPTGKEHERRIFGSLKD
- the rpmB gene encoding 50S ribosomal protein L28, whose translation is MARVCYITGKRASTGNKRSHSNRAKKRTWGVNVQKVRILVDGKPKRVYVSAKALKSGKVTRA
- a CDS encoding Asp23/Gls24 family envelope stress response protein is translated as MSMEIDSTLGKIDVSNEVIATIAGGAAVNCYGLVGMASLQGLKDGFSELLGKDNLSRGIVVSNEEGMIEIDLHIIVSYGVKISEVAHNVQTKVKYTLKQMLGLDINGVNVFVQGVRVSEP